The nucleotide sequence CGGTCTCGTCGGTGACCTCCTCCTCCGGCACGCCCGTGAGCAGTGCGACGAGGCCGCGCCCGCCCTCGCGCTGCTCGCGGCCCAGGTAGGCGCGGACCTCGGGGAGTTCGATGGTCATGACCTCCATGCTGAGCCGGAAGACCGAACCGGGCTCCCGCATGGTGTCGACGATGTTCGACCACACCCAGTGGAAGCGCTCCAGCGAGCCGGGCTCCCCCTCGGGCTCCGCCCCGCCGAAGGTGTCCCCGGCCTCCTCCACCAGCGCCACGTACGCCTGCGCGAGCAGGGCGTCCTTGGAGCCGTAGTGGTAGCCGATGGAGGCCAGGTTGGTGCCCGACTCCTTCACGATGTCGCGCGCGGTGGTCCGGGCGAACCCCTTCGCCAGCAGGCAGCGCTTGGCGCCTTCGAGCAGATCCTCACGGTGTCCCATGCCGGTCAGCGTACCCCTGTCCATACAAGCGTCCTAGACGCATGACTTATACGTCTGTTCTAGACAGGCGTTTAATACACGCGTACATTCCTCGGCATGGCGAACCCGACGAGCACCACCCCGACTCCCGTCCAGGTACCGCCCGTTCGGGCCGGACGGCGTGAATGGACCGCGCTGGGCGTGCTGATGCTGCCGCTGCTGCTGGTCTCGATGGACGTGTCCGTGCTGTACTTCGCCACCCCGGCGATCAGCGCCGACCTCCGCCCGACCGGCACCCAGCAGCTCTGGATCTTCGACGTCTACGGCTTCGTCCTCGCCGGACTGCTGATGACGATGGGCGCCCTCGGCGACCGCTTCGGCAGCCGTCGGCTCCTGCTGGCGGGGGCCGCCGCCTTCGGCGCCGCCTCCGTCCTCGCCGCCTACGCCGACAGCGCCACCACCCTGATCGCGGCCCGCGCGGTCCTCGGCGTCGGCGGGGCCACCCTGATGCCGTCCACCATGGCGCTGCTGCGCACGATGTTCACCGACCCCGCCCAGCGGGCGAAGGCGATCGGACTGTGGTCCGGGGTGATGACCGGCGGCATCGCGCTGGGCTCGGTGATGAGCGGGGTGCTGGTGGAGCACTTCTGGTGGGGCTCGGTCTTCCTGGTCAACCTGCCCGCGATGCTCCTGCTCCTGATCCTCGGCCCGTTCCTGCTCCCCGAGTCCCGGAACCCCTCCCCCGGCCGCTTCGACTGGATCAGCGTCCCGCTCTCACTGGCCGCCGTGCTCCCGGTGATCTACGGCCTGAAGGAGATCCCGTCCGAGGGCTGGCACGTGCGGTACGTGATGTCGGTGACGGTCGGCCTGCTCTTCGCCGCGCTCTTCGTCCACCGCCAGCGCACCGCCGCCTCCCCTTTGGTGCCGCCCGCGCTCCTGCGGAACCGGGGCTTCACCCCGGCCGTGGCGCTGACCCTGGTGTCCGCGTTCGGCATGATGGGCTCGGCGATCTTCACCACGCAGTACCTCCAGTCCGTGCTGGGCAAGAGCCCGCTGTCGGCCGCGCTGTGGAGCCTGCTGCCCTCGGTGCTGATCGGGGTCGCCGGACCGGTGACGGCCGCGCTGGTCGCACGGGGCGTGGACCGGGGCCGGGTGGTCGCCGCCGGGTTCGCGGTCTCCGCGGCCGGGTACGGGCTGCTCGCGCTCACCGGTACCGGCTCGCTGTGGCTGCTGCTGGCCGGGGCCGGGGTGCTGGCGTGCGGGGCGGTGATGGTGCTGTCCCAGCTCACCGACCTGGCCATGAGCAGCGCCCCGGCGGAGCGGGCGGGCACCGCCTCGTCCCTGCTGGAGACGGCCACGGAGTTCGGCGGGGCGCTGGGCATGGCGGTGCTCGGCTCGGTCGGCACGGCCCTCTACCGTCACCGGATGCCGTCCGGCGCACCGGCGGAGGCCCGCGAGACCCTGGGCGGCGCGCTGGTCACCGCCGCCCGGCTGCCCGGCCGGTCCGGCGAGGCGCTGCTCGCCTCGGCGCGGGAGGCGTTCACCTCCGGGATGCACGCGGCGGCACTCGCCGGGGCGGTCGTGCTGGTGCTCGCCGCGATCGGCGCCGCGCTGACCCTGGCCGGGCGGGACGCGAAGCAGCCGTAGAACGCCGGAGCGCCGGGCGGCCCGAAGAGGGTCCGCCCGGCGCTCCGGTGCGTGCGGGGTGCGGATCAGTCCAGGTTCACCGAGCGGGCGGCGGTCGCGCCGATCTCCTCGGCCAGCTCGGTCAGCGTGGCGGGCGACACCGTGTCGTCCACGGTGAGGACGGCCAGCGCCTCACCGCCGGCGGTGGACCGGGCCACCTGCATACCGGCGATGTTGATGCCCGACTCGCCGAGGACCCGGCCGACGGTGCCGACGACACCGGGACGGTCCTCGTAGCGCAGGACGACCATGTGCTCGGCGAGGGCGAGGTCCACGTCGTAGTCGCCG is from Streptomyces seoulensis and encodes:
- a CDS encoding TetR/AcrR family transcriptional regulator, with the translated sequence MGHREDLLEGAKRCLLAKGFARTTARDIVKESGTNLASIGYHYGSKDALLAQAYVALVEEAGDTFGGAEPEGEPGSLERFHWVWSNIVDTMREPGSVFRLSMEVMTIELPEVRAYLGREQREGGRGLVALLTGVPEEEVTDETADTLGRFYLTLMTGLIGQWTFDPGSAPDADALTAGLRQVIEGVGKG
- a CDS encoding MFS transporter, coding for MANPTSTTPTPVQVPPVRAGRREWTALGVLMLPLLLVSMDVSVLYFATPAISADLRPTGTQQLWIFDVYGFVLAGLLMTMGALGDRFGSRRLLLAGAAAFGAASVLAAYADSATTLIAARAVLGVGGATLMPSTMALLRTMFTDPAQRAKAIGLWSGVMTGGIALGSVMSGVLVEHFWWGSVFLVNLPAMLLLLILGPFLLPESRNPSPGRFDWISVPLSLAAVLPVIYGLKEIPSEGWHVRYVMSVTVGLLFAALFVHRQRTAASPLVPPALLRNRGFTPAVALTLVSAFGMMGSAIFTTQYLQSVLGKSPLSAALWSLLPSVLIGVAGPVTAALVARGVDRGRVVAAGFAVSAAGYGLLALTGTGSLWLLLAGAGVLACGAVMVLSQLTDLAMSSAPAERAGTASSLLETATEFGGALGMAVLGSVGTALYRHRMPSGAPAEARETLGGALVTAARLPGRSGEALLASAREAFTSGMHAAALAGAVVLVLAAIGAALTLAGRDAKQP